The window GAGCAGAACAGTGACATCCACACAGGTTCTACCAGGCACAGCAACAATATGATTCTCCGGGCTTGGACTAGCTCAGCCTCACACCTGTAACAGGACAGCAGTAATGAAGGAGGGGGCAAAAGACATTAAGAAAACAATTGGAAGAGCCTTGTTCCCTAGTACAATCTCTGGTGGTATggtgaaagggagaaaagtatcacatatatgtatatagatatacatataaaaatagaaaattagacatataaatatatacttatttatttatttattcagtagATAGGCAGTGCTTGTGTGCAACAATTCAACGATTCTGTGTTCCCATGCACCAGTAAGAAGAGAGTTTTTTACACTGCCATGAATTGGGGTGGCGCTTGTGTACATACACAGGACACGGACTTTGGACTCATACATAACACAGATCCTCAACTAGGAAAGGTGGGAAACCTAGCTTGGATTTTTGTCCAGCTCAGCAGTTTAGATTCTAGTGAGATGGGGAAGgataaattcattttcattccAGGGCATAGCTGTGGATCTGGACATCAAAGGGTGGGGAAAAGCATCTTCTgggaagcaaatgaaaaatttagAGCCTCagaacacaagagaaaaaaaaaaggctgataGAAAAccagcaatttttaaattattattatttctaacTGAAGAAGCACTTCCAGATATCCAGAGAATGAATTTTACTCCTTGTTTTACAGTcagctgagccagccctgcccaagcTCTATGACATGTAGCAACGCCCTTACAACCCTTGTGACATCTGCACCAGGGCTGTACCAGGGAACACCACTCGAGGGCACCTCATCTGTGACCTggagtgctggggacagcagcggAACCTGAGCCAGCTGTGTCCAGGTGAGCAAGAAGGCCAAAGGCACCTGGGCTGTAGCAGCCatggtgtggcagcaggaccaaggcagtgactgtcccctgtgctgggcactgctgaggtcaCCTCGAGGGCTGGGCCCAGTTCTAGGCCCCTCagttcaggaaggacattgaggggctggagcgtgtccagggaagggaacagagctggggaaggctctggagcacaggtctgaggaggagcagctgagggagctggaaaggggctcagcctggagaaaaggaggctcggggggaccttctggctctgcacagctcccgTGACAGGAGgggcagccaggtgggggtcaggctctgctcccagggaacaaggacaggacaagaggacatggCCTCAAGCTGAGCCATAGGAGGTTTCggctggacattaggaaaaatgtcttcacaGAAATgatgatgaggcactggaataggctgccGAGGAAGGCCgtggagtcaccgtccctggaggtgttgaaggaaagactggacatggcactgagGGCCGCGGTTCAGCTGACGCGGTGGTGCTCGGCCACAGGCTGGATCTGTGCTCTCAGAGGTCTCTCCCGACCCAAAAGACGCCAAGCCTCCGTAATTCCGTAATTAATTCCGTAATTCCGTGTCCCCCTcccgccgggcccgccccgcgccgTCCCGCCCCGCACGCTTTGAGTGAcggcgccggggccgctcccgggcggggccgggctggacCCGCTGCTCCGCGGCCCCTCAGGTaacggcggcggctccggggctCGGGGGGTGCCCGGCCTCCCCCGGCTCGGGGCTGGTGGGGGTGCGAGCGCTGCGTGTGGGGAATGGCGGCCTGGGCTCGGCATTCGCGTGTGCTGGGCTCCGGCGGTCGCCGAGCGAGGCCCGGGGtgcttttctgtctgtcttgtccgtccgtgtgtccgtgtggcagctcctgcccttggcagtCCGGTGGGTTCgtccccccagtgcccctcGGGTCCCCAGAGTTTTGTGGTACCGAGTTCTGCAGAGACCCGGGTCAGTAGATGTGCTTAGGCTGTATCTGCAGAAGAGCAGTATGAGAGGGCcttggaaaaaaccaaaccggCcgtcatttattatttattgagAGCATGCAGTGAAGGAATTAGAATAAAAGAATTATAGATCATGATGAGATCATTAGTAGTGTAAAATTCAGAAGCAGAGACTTGATTTCACTTCAATCTATGCATGTCCCTCCCCAGAAGGGGGATTTATGGGCTATGTCTAATTTGGCAGCTGGGATTCCGATGAACACAACATTGTGTTGTCCCTTCGTCCTTCAGGTTCAGCTGGAAGAAATCCCCCATCAGGTGGATCTGAGGTAATCTGTAGCCTTTGGGTCTGTATTGTTTGCTGAAAGGGGAATTAATTCTCTGGAATATCAGTTTGTTCTTAGCAGAACTCAAGGCctggattttaattttgagaGGCGCTCAAGTTTGGTGTAACATTTGACTGCCTGCAAGTTGCAGAATCCTataatcacagagtggtttgtgttggaagataccttaaagctcatctcattccaattccttgccatggacagggacacctttcaccagcccaggttgttccaagccctgtccagcctggccttggacacttccagggatggggcaaccacagATCCCATTCCATTGTTGCAGTGGTATTCAGATGCTTGTTATACCATAACTTCTTATATTCACTAGGATATTTATATACTCTGAGTATTAAGATGGGTTTATTGGCTGCAAATTCActgtttttcagctgaatttcagtGGTGATTGAGTCCCAGAGGATTGCTGAAAAATGGGAACCTAAAGGGAACTGTAAAGAATATTGGTACCACCCATATGCAGGATTGGATTGAACAATATCTGGACTTGTAGTTAAATGATGCTgttgaaaaaaaagtgaggaatATTAGCGTGAAATTTTAGGTCAGTTACAGACAGGGAAGGTCTGTGTGAGGGTTCTTACAGGGATCTTGCTTTGAGTACGTATCTGAGTTTTAAACACGAAATTGTTTGGGAAGAACAGGACGAAACTGGGGCAGGGGAGCACAAGCCAGTACAAAGTGAAATTATGTGTCATATTTTGTCAGATAAGGACATAATAAGGACTGTTAGATGAGGAATGCCTTTCATAGCTAGAAGGAGTCATAATCCTTGAGTCTTATGATCAGaattagaatcacagaatggtttgtgttggaagggaccttaaatgTCATCTTGTTCCAAGCCCCTggcatggacagggacaccttccaccagaccaggttgctcagagctctgtccaggctggccttgagcactttcatggatggagcagccacagcttctctggacctgttccagggcctcaccccctcacagtaaataatctcttcctaatatctaatctaacccTGCCTTCTgacagtttgaagccattcccccttgtcctgtcactgcgTGCTTTTGTAAAATATATCTTAGAGGATATAAATACATAAGGAATATTTTAGCCACTCATTCTTAAAACTAAGTTACGACTTTGACAACTTCTGCCTCTGCTCAACAGATGCCATGTTGCCTCAGAGGAGGGGACAGATGCCTTCCAGAATAGCCATGAGCAGTTACTGGAAAGTCCTGGGAATTTTCTTACTCTCTCTTCCAAGTGCGCTGTCTctccaggcagcccagcccgggctgctgctgctgtcgTTCGATGGGTTTCGCTGGGATTACATTTACAGGGTGTCCACTCCCAACTTCCACTATGCCATGGAGAACGGGGTGCATGTCAGGCAGGTGACAGACGTGTTCATCACCAAGACCTACCCCAACCACTACACCCTGGTGACAGGGCTCTATGCTGAGAGCCACGGCATTGTGGCTAACGAGATGTATGACCCTGTCCTGAATGAAACCTTCTCCCTGAACAAAATGAACACCCACAACTCCAAGTTCTGGGAAGAGGCCAGTCCAATATGGGTGACAAACCAGAGGGAAGGACATAAATCTGGTGCTGCTATGTGGCCTGGAACAGATGTGAAGATACATGGAGTCTTGCCTACACATTACATGCCCTACAATGAATCTGTTCCCTTTGAAGACAGGGTAGCAAAGCTCATTGAGTGGTTTACATCAGAAGAACCCATCAACTTTGGTCTCCTGTACTGGGAAGAGCCTGATGAGTCTGGACACTTTCTGGGCCCAGAAAACCCACTAATGGGAGCGATAATCAGTGACATTGACAGAAAACTGGGATATCTCATTTCTGAGCTGAAGAAAGCGAAGCTGTGGGATGTGATAAATGTCATAGTCACGAGTGATCACGGAATGTCACAGTCGTCCTCAGAAAGGCTCATTGAGCTTGATCAGTACGTGAGCAGAGAGCTCTATACAGTCATCGACCACTCCCCTGCAGTAGCCATTTTGCCAAAAGAAGGTAGGAGCTACAGCAGTAATGTTCCTGAGGAGGTACTTGAGTATCCAAACTTCATAGACTGAGTTGGTAGTAGCAGCACTGATGGCAGTAGGACATCAGCCTTGAATAAGGAGTACTTGCAGGAttcctttgttctttttgtGGGCTCTGCCAAAAGCCTGGATGaactttcagaaaagaaaagagagcaaATCTGTTTGCTGTTGGCTAATATTGCCAAGGGTCCTTTAGTCCTTGTGAGAAGTAAGATAATCTAATGGCATTATCAAGGCTGAATGGCGCTCTAGATAGATAACACCTGAATGTTACATATCTTGCCTTTCATCAAGATGCTGAAGCCATAGTGGAAGAATTATATTTCTAACTCAAACAGTAAACTTAGAACAGATGGGGATCTTTGATAAAAAGAAAGCCTGTGTTGGCTATTTGATTGGCTGCCAGCTATTGTAGTTCACTgagtttttttctccctgtcacCCTGAACAGCCAACCAGTTACATTTATACCATTTTTATTGAGATACAGGTGGGCAAGAACAATGTTGGAATCAAAATCTGAAATCTGGTTGCAGTCACTGAAGGGTTGCTGAGGTGTCAGGTGTATGTTCAGTGTTACTAATGCATCTGCGTTTTATTTTGATGATCAAGTACTGTAAACTACTTGGTGCAAAAGTGTAAACCTGGAAAATAACACCTCTCCCACACAAAAAGGTGCTAATTTGGAAGCTGAATTTAAAGGTGACCTTCTGGAAAGGTGTTTTTTAAGAATTCTGTAACATTTGCATGAGTAATCAATATACAGTAGTCTGTATTTAATGCCTAAGCAGGGAGAGTATTTTCAGATTAAGTAACCTGTAAGTCACTTAATTAAAGCATGAACAAATGTGTCTtgtcatttttaatttgaagaatACTCCAGATTCAAATATGAGTATGCCCAAACTGAGGTCTCTGCTGCCTGAGCACAGTCAGGCCCTGTAGCTGGgtgctgtttctctctgtggtGATAAAAGAGCCGAGTTTGGAAGCTTTATCTCCGCAGAGGTTGCCCAAGATGTTCTCATTAGCAAATAAAGAAGCTGTAAAAGTAAACTTCAGTGCTGGCATGTCCCTAATGCAGTAAAGGAGAACTTTAAGATGTGTAACTTGATTCTCCTGTCTGGTAAATGCTGAGAAGAAACAGCATCTCTGTTGCAATTAGATGACAGAACAGTAAAAAAGCCATTTCAGTTGATTTCAGGAACAGCTTGGATTTGATTTTGCCCAGAGATTCAGGTATTTATTACACTACCAATAAACAAGAATTAGTTTTGAGCACAGCTAAAATTGTTTCCTTCAGTGGTACCAGATGTgatttttattataaaacaaTGAGTTTCACTGTCAGTTCAGGTATGAACTAATATGTACTTAAGTACATAACACTGATTCTTCACCTGCTATTCAATTTGTCTTTCTTAAACCAAGAGAATGGTAAAATTTAGTGAGATTGAGGAAGAGTTTGAATACTTAAAAACGCTGCAATTTCTTTTAACTGTTTGGCTGTCTATTGCTTCCCCAAGAGATGGATTAAAGCCATTATTTAACCATGCTGGTGTATTAGTGTGTGTGGGGAACTAGATGTTCACAAAGAAGCTGTACCTGTAACACAGCTGGTGATGCTGGcctttttcttgcatttattataaatatattaattcaaAACATTAGggtaaaattaaatttgctaTATCTGGGgcttctcctccctgccagcccataTAGAAAGCTGGCATAGCAAAATTCACTTTCTTACTAATATAGTCCTAGAAATGCTGCATTAGAGTCCCTCTTCTTGTTGCTGTAACTATCTCTGATACCTTCACTTTTGCTGTCTCATCTTgacctttgttttgtttcttaatttaGTGATCTTTTTTTTGTGCCAGATTGAGATAACGAATTATTGTGTAAGAACATTaatgtgttttccttcagaatttaTATACTGAATTCTAGGaactgaggggggaaaaggaaaatggtttCTCTAGAAACATTGGCCActttctcccaaatttttttcactgatacCCATTCAAAGCTCCACAGATACTGGAATGGCAGTCTGAAAGGGGCCTGCAGACACACAGTGCATTCAGCTGCATGTCAAACAAATACTTCCCTAAGTCAGAGAGTTGAGGATTTGATGTGTCACAGGAGTCTCTTGTGTGCACTCCATGGCTCTCAATAGGAATCTGGCCTTCAGTGGAGGCAGGGAATGAAGAAATTTGGTCAGATGTCAATTCCTGCATTTGCTTTTGTGTTCCTGGCTGTTTATTCTGGTTCCTCCATTCTGTGCACCGGTGTTCCAGCCAGCTTGAACAACTGGTTGTGGCTCTTCAGTGGCTTTTACTGGAAAGGCAAGCTCAGAAACTGGaaataagcaaataaagaaCTGGGGGTGGAAAATGCCTATTTATTCAGTGTCAGTAGAGCTCCTGAGGGTTTGTGCTCACTGTGActagggaagggaaaggagcaggcaCTGGGAATGCAGAGGAGTAGCTCATGGTGTTGGCTGTTATTGAATAATA of the Camarhynchus parvulus chromosome 3, STF_HiC, whole genome shotgun sequence genome contains:
- the ENPP5 gene encoding ectonucleotide pyrophosphatase/phosphodiesterase family member 5, whose product is MLPQRRGQMPSRIAMSSYWKVLGIFLLSLPSALSLQAAQPGLLLLSFDGFRWDYIYRVSTPNFHYAMENGVHVRQVTDVFITKTYPNHYTLVTGLYAESHGIVANEMYDPVLNETFSLNKMNTHNSKFWEEASPIWVTNQREGHKSGAAMWPGTDVKIHGVLPTHYMPYNESVPFEDRVAKLIEWFTSEEPINFGLLYWEEPDESGHFLGPENPLMGAIISDIDRKLGYLISELKKAKLWDVINVIVTSDHGMSQSSSERLIELDQYVSRELYTVIDHSPAVAILPKEGKLDEIYEALANAHPNMTVYKKEQIPDRFHYKHNRKIQPILAVADKGWEIVHNKTDGFLLGNHGYDNTVPEMHPIFLAVGPAFRKNATKQFMNATDLYPLLCHLLGISPLPNNGSFNAVKDILAEKVPGARSADSYSTVVGVFLGSLLVFVFTAVFVKHFVLAQANSMQIRHTEAAQPLLQD